In a single window of the Pithys albifrons albifrons isolate INPA30051 chromosome 19, PitAlb_v1, whole genome shotgun sequence genome:
- the ATAD5 gene encoding ATPase family AAA domain-containing protein 5, which translates to MVGRVAVAAAAAPPLLADSHGTAQPCKKRREEDASVETITRYFSPLAKPGEKGLSAAKPNNKQDYVKKTSISETATVAAGEGENKALLDADDKGCKLAFKPSSKRKRKGKKVHSSDKLKESENDHEIEIISDDSRTTAGLQQDSSDFIAACAGVDQKCARGLAEDDVQRENFPNSALSRKNAKNVGAETSGSKNRMRKSRKRKHKGNMDLSGSFSSENQMNESCKKEAEEKRSTGVAECAGAESSLEVPTGEGTSEANNCIITVSFEDFLKSQGENYVEEDTKPTVDTCVAANEMDKSDSVSDAEKSEGSQQLPLRTVTVLAQVHSIPPKLPPLHKEQKGSRKIASIFLKQKGCGGEKESSPPLLESEQNEQVTQKRKSNVVIEEEELELAVLETAGIDPLKPKCTLEEKHQFMKAFRQPTADVTKSGVKKAPGKQKQTPAKDKEAPEDAIPSNEGLESGIPGDHGDKYTHSSPENNRTKPQRSRKVQKKGNRRRKAPETKETHVSSSSTFKGEEDSGADVPAVENTPDVIILSSSTVTELRRSLRQQKIQTSAYGTPKKARIRSAFSADEVSLCPFQSSTPKASRECSKKSNMYRAEVITVPFDGSSPIRMRFTRINAATKSSKAEAMKTEEFCSKNAKINCTSKSRSKAKQLVAKAKALQHSRSRAQEEPPGPVRRSSRQRARAEKNHPAESDESVIIVDCSVSCAISAEHSGAAATATEQSGKPKTLRSLNDVLGKKSKNLKVVKNSSGKLGYQPSCLGRSAQSSAGEPVVIFDESSQDASENSQDDEQFRAKREFLKSGLPESLKRQIAKKAAAMEAYSLASSCFRTVVHVQQKDHCSPVWNLQPPSCPLLKNLRDLSTEVTNVTKITLSLGQFSSVNSKQTGNCSASLLSGHRAAFPDTFKKVLLDEILSSNSQFPVKKYFHKFLRKQMERLGLENSPQEGRGGSGNPEVSQKHPDSWKETKRKRKETEDRKSKRRKQIEGAETEMKTRVARNLIAVSGEKQAETGQATQLGKNKAQKAGGVREDTECPSEPSALSGAEKEDMLWTEKYQPQDSSELVGNKKEIEKLHSWLKEWRKRADLEEKRNQKGEKEDTEHEDSLSSLDFKDSKCDLRQEPNLCNTVLITGPPGVGKTAAVYACAQELGFKVFEVNASCQRSGRQILAQLREATQSHQVDKKGLNAHKPCFFNSCSTARSPKKMYSPKKIVSPRRPPLSPKGTGLKRTLTPKTLANYFKISSKCKGNDGEGTAEEKKRGNTQNSLEEKKDVQIKAINKEEGGEHNRKSATSLILFEEVDIIFDEDAGFLSAIKTFMATAKRPVILTTNDPTFSLMFDGCFEEIHFRTPSLGSATSYLQTLCLAENLRTEGRDLAALLTTNNCDLRKSVLCLQFWVRSGGGCLKEKPLAHQGDDADLQELPKCDTGCVETLLGLKNILLPSEDLFTFLKHKITTMEEWNKLVQLLTEFQMKQVDFIYNNLELLLPLPVQVLSNQCEASRSVPERTTTVSSKNRSPNSGKSSSGKRSKKTKTQKRHNMLDDSDLFDTELNYSAEFITLPSDSPTPCAEMNKKESKVLVDKEEKEVKTKTSANGRRSALVVQCLDSLAEFVDSMSFLDCCVSRNTREPLEFSTEEEFHWANARIRNGLCDEFSIENTDWWSSQSCSEVKAAIEALSFHKCSVSVSQSFEAFLGTSETPESDQLEGLTLHVSATRNGVSFSHSTDSGTPKKARKRLAVLRTVFASSPPHLGNKQASTLEYLPTLRSICRAERLKEQRKTKRRFLHYLEGIHLEIPRQMINGLSLDFP; encoded by the exons ATGGTGGGCAGGGTCGCCGTGgccgccgcggccgccccgccgctCCTCGCCGACAGCCACGGCACCGCTCAG CCGTGCAAGAAACGGCGAGAGGAAGATGCCTCTGTGGAAACAATCACACGGTACTTTTCACCGTTGGCAAAACCAGGGGAGAAAGGTTTGTCAGCagcaaaacccaacaacaaacaGGATTATGTTAAAAAGACATCCATAAGTGAGACAGCCACGgtggcagctggagagggagaaaacaaagcacTGCTGGATGCTGATGACAAAGGCTGTAAATTGGCTTTCAAACCATCTTCAAAGcggaagagaaaagggaaaaaggttCATTCAAGTGATAAACTCAAGGAATCTGAGAATGACCACGAAATAGAAATTATTAGTGATGACAGCAGAACAACAGCAGGACTGCAGCAGGACAGTAGTGACTTTATTGCTGCTTGTGCTGGAGTTGACCAAAAATGTGCAAGAGGGTTGGCAGAAGATGATGTGCAAAGAGAGAACTTCCCAAACTCTGCCCTCTccaggaaaaatgcaaaaaacgTTGGTGCTGAAACAAGTGGGTCAAAAAATAGGATGAGGAAatcaaggaaaaggaagcaCAAAGGAAATATGGATTTGTCTGGTAGCTTTTCATCTGAAAACCAGATGAATGAAAGTTGTAAAAAGGAAGCTGAAGAGAAGAGAAGCACAGGAGTGGCAGAGTGTGCTGGTGCTGAGTCCAGTTTAGAGGTTCCCACAGGTGAAGGGACATCAGAGGCAAATAATTGTATAATAACAGTGTCATTTGAGGACTTCTTGAAGAGTCAGGGGGAAAATTATGTTGAAGAAGACACAAAGCCAACAGTGGACACTTGTGTTGCAGCAAATGAAATGGACAAAAGTGACAGTGTTAGTGATGCAGAAAAGAGTGAGGGATCTCAACAGCTGCCACTCAGAACTGTGACTGTTCTTGCCCAAGTTCATTCCATTCCCCCCAAATTACCTCCACTACACAAAGAGCAAAAAGGCTCCAGGAAAATAGCTTCCATTTTTTTGAAGCAGAAAGGATGtggaggggagaaagaaagCAGCCCCCCCCTCCTGGAGAGTGAGCAGAATGAGCAGGTgactcagaaaagaaaatctaatgTAGTTATTGAGGAGGAAGAACTGGAGTTGGCTGTTCTGGAGACTGCAGGCATAGACCCTTTGAAGCCAAAATGTACCCTGGAAGAAAAGCATCAGTTTATGAAGGCCTTTAGACAACCAACAGCAGATGTAACAAAAAGTGGAGTTAAAAAGGCccctggaaaacaaaagcaaacccctGCAAAGGATAAAGAAGCACCTGAAGATGCCATTCCTTCAAATGAGGGGTTAGAAAGTGGAATACCAGGAGATCATGGGGACAAATATACACATTCTAGTCCTGAAAACAATAGAACTAAACCCCAAAGATCTAGAAAGgttcagaaaaaaggaaacagaagaagGAAGGCTCCAGAAACCAAGGAAACTCATGTCTCGAGCAGCAGCACTTTTAAGGGAGAAGAGGATTCAGGTGCTGATGTTCCTGCTGTGGAAAACACCCCAGATGTAATCATTTTGTCAAGTTCAACAGTAACTGAGTTGAGGAGGAGTTTAAGGCAGCAGAAAATCCAAACATCAGCATATGGGACACCCAAAAAGGCCAGGATTAGAAGTGCCTTTTCTGCAGATGAAGTAAGTCTCTGTCCATTCCAGTCTTCCACCCCAAAGGCAAGCAGGGAATGCTCCAAGAAAAGTAACATGTACAGAGCTGAGGTGATTACTGTGCCCTTTGATGGAAGCAGCCCAATAAG AATGAGGTTCACACGTATCAATGCAGCTACAAAATCAAGCAAAGCTGAAGCAATGAAAACTGAAGAGTTTTGCTCCAAAAATGCAAAG ATAAACTGCACCTCCAAGAGCAGATCCAAGGCCAAGCAGCTGGTGGCCAAGGCCaaggctctgcagcacagcaggtcaAGGGCCCAGGAGGAGCCCCCGGGCCCCGTGAGACGCTCCTCTCGCCAGAGAGCCCGGGCTGAGAAGAACCACCCAGCAGAGAGTGAT GAATCAGTAATAATTGTGGACTGCAGTGTGAGCTGTGCCATTTCTGCAGAGcactctggggctgctgccactgcaacagagcagagtgggaagCCAAAGACACTTCGGAGCTTAAATGATGTTTTGGGCAAGAAATCTAAAAACCTGAAGGTTGTCAAGAACTCCAGTG gaaaattgGGATATCAACCTTCCTGCCTTGGCAGGagtgcccagagctctgcaggggaaCCAGTTGTGATCTTTGATGAGAGCAG CCAAGATGCCTCTGAAAACTCCCAAGATGATGAGCAGTTCAGGGCAAAACGTGAATTCCTCAAGAGTGGGTTGCCAGAGTCCCTGAAAAGGCAGAttgcaaagaaagcagcagcaatggaAGCTTATTCTCTGGCAAGCTCCTGTTTCAGGACTGTTGTCCATGTGCAGCAGAAGGATCACT GTTCTCCAGTGTGGAACTTGCAGCCACCATCGTGTCCTCTGCTGAAAAACCTGAGGGACCTGAGCACTGAGGTCACCAACGTCACCAAAATCACCCTCTCCCTTGGGCAATTTTCCTCTGTGAACTCAAAACAAACTGGAAATTGTTCTGCATCTCTG CTTTCAGGCCACCGAGCAGCTTTTCCTGATACATTCAAGAAGGTTCTACTGGATGAGATCTTGTCTTCCAATTCCCAGTTTCCTGTCAAGAAATACTTCCACAAGTTTCTGAGAAAGCAAATGGAACGCCTGGGTTTGGAAAACAGTCCACAAG aaGGCAGAGGTGGCTCTGGAAACCCTGAGGTCAGTCAGAAACATCCTGACAgctggaaggaaacaaagaggaaaaggaaagaaacagaagatcGTAAAtccaaaaggagaaaacaaattgAGGGTGCAgagactgaaatgaaaacaagagtTGCCAGGAACCTGATTGCTGTATCTGGAGAAAAACaagcagagacaggacaagcCACACAGCTGGGGAAAAACAAGGCCCAGAAAGCAGGTGGTGTGAGGGAAGACACTGAATGTCCATCAGAGCCAAGTGCCCTCTCAG GTGCTGAAAAGGAAGACATGCTGTGGACAGAGAAATACCAGCCTCAAGATTCCAGTGAACTCGTAGGGAACAAGAAGGAAATTGAAAAGCTGCACAG TTGGCTaaaagaatggagaaaaagagctgatttggaagaaaaaagaaatcagaagggggaaaaggaggacaCAGAGCATGAAG ATTCTCTAAGCAGCCTTGACTTTAAAGACAGTAAATGTGATCTGAGGCAAGAGCCCAACCTTTGCAACACAGTCCTGATCACTGGCCCTCCAGGAGTGGGGAAAACTGCTGCAGTGTATgcctgtgcccaggagctgggcTTCAAG GTGTTTGAGGTGAACGCCTCGTGCCAGCGCAGCGGGCGACAGATCCTGGCCCAGCTCAGAGAGGCCACTCAGTCCCACCAGGTGGACAAGAAGGGGCTGAATGCACACAAGCCTTGCTTTTTcaacagctgcagcactgccaggtcacCAA AAAAAATGTATTCTCCAAAGAAAATTGTTTCACCAAGGAGACCACCACTGTCACCCAAAGGAACAGGATTAAAACGAACCTTGACCCCCAAAACACTTGCAAACTACTTCAAAATTTCTTCCAAATGTAAAGGTAATGATGGAGAAGgaacagctgaagaaaaaaaaagag GAAATACTCAGAATTCacttgaagaaaagaaagatgttcAGATTAAGGCAATAAACaaagaagagggaggagaaCACAACAGGAAAAGTGCAACATCTCTCATTCTTTTTGAAGAG GTGGATATAATATTTGATGAAGATGCAGGATTTCTAAGTGCAATAAAGACATTCATGGCAACTGCAAAGAGACCTGTAATTCTTACCACCAATG ATCCAACCTTCAGCCTAATGTTTGATGGCTGTTTTGAAGAGATCCACTTCAGAACCCCTTCCTTG GGGAGTGCCACGAGTTACCTGCAGACCCTGTGCCTGGCTGAGAACCTGCGGACAGAGGGCAGAGACTTGGCTGCTCTGCTCACCACAAACAACTGTGACCTCAGGAAAAGTGTCCTCTGCCTGCAGTTCTGGGTCAGGAGTGGAGGGGGATGCCTGAAGGAGAAACCTTTGGCACATCAGG GTGATGATGCAGATCTTCAGGAGCTTCCAAAATGTGACACTGGCTGTGTGGAGACGTTGCTTGGCCTTAAGAACATCCTGTTGCCTTCAGAAGATTTGTTTACATTTCTTAAG CACAAAATCACAACCATGGAGGAATGGAATAAACTGgtgcagcttctcacagaattccagatgaagCAAGtggattttatatataataatcTTGAACTTCTCCTTCCCTTACCTGTGCAAGTTCTTTCAAACCAGTGTGAAGCCTCCAGGTCTGTACCTGAAAGGACTACCACTGTTTCTTCCAAAAACAGATCTCCCAACTCAGGGAAGAGCAGCTCTGGAAAAAGGTCTAAAAAGACAAAGACTCAGAAAAGGCATAATATGTTGGATGACAGTGACTTATTTGATACTGAACTGAACTATTCAGCTGAGTTCATAACTCTGCCATCAGATAGTCCTACACCATGTgctgaaatgaataaaaaggaATCCAAAGTGTTGGtggataaagaagaaaaagaagttaaaactAAAACCTCAGCAAATGGCAGAAGGTCTGCTCTTGTGGTTCAGTGTCTGGATTCTCTGGCAGAGTTTGTGGACAGCATGTCCTTCCTGGATTGCTGTGTCAGCAGGAACACCAGGGAGCCCCTGGAGTTTTCCACAGAGGAAGAATTTCATTGGGCAAATGCCAGAATCAGAAATGGTCTTTGTGATGAATTCAGTATAGAAAATACTGATTGGTGGagttcccagagctgcagtgaggtAAAGGCAGCTATTGAAGCCCTCAGTTTCCACAAGTGTTCTGTCAGTGTTTCACAAAGCTTTGAAGCTTTCCTGGGTACCAGTGAAACACCTGAGAGTGACCAGCTGGAGGGACTGACTTTGCATGTCTCAGCCACAAGGAATGGTGTGTCCTTCAGTCACTCAACTGATTCAGG CACTCCCAAAAAGGCTCGGAAGAGGCTGGCAGTGCTCAGGACTGTGTTTGCCAGCAGCCCCCCACACCTGGGCAACAAGCAGGCCAGCACCCTGGAGTACCTGCCCACCCTCCGCAGcatctgcagggctgagagGCTCAAAGAGCAGAGGAAGACCAAGAGAAG gtTCTTGCATTATCTTGAAGGGATTCATCTGGAAATACCCAGACAAATGATAAATGGTCTGTCTTTGGACTTCCCTTAG